TGAGCACATACACTACAGAGATCGACGTTCGCTTTCGTGATATCGACGCGATGGGCCACGTCAACAACGCCGTGTACGCGACGTACATCGAACAGGCGCGCACCAACTACTTCCGCGACGTGCTCGGCGACGACATCTCCACGATACCGACGGTGTTGGCGTCGGTGTCCATCGACTTCCGGCGCCCCGTCAAGCTGACCGACGGGAGCGTTACGGTGGAGATATCGATAGCGAACATCGGCACGTCCAGCGTGACGATGGACCACGAGATTCGCACCGGCGGCGAGGTCGTCGCCGAGGCGGAGGCGACGCTCGTGAGTCTCGACGCGAGCGGCGATCCCGTCCCGATTCCGGAGAAACACCGATCGGCCATCGAGTCGTTCCACGACCTCTGAGCGGGGAGACCGGGGCGTCGTCGCCGCGCCGCGTCGGCGACACCGTACCTTCTTGCCGACGCGCGCCGACACGTGCTGTATGACTGTACGGTTGTACGCACTGGAGGGGTGTCCCTACTGTGAGACGGTTTCGGACGCGCTCGACGACGCTGGAGTCGCGTACGAGACGGAGTGGGTCGACGGCGTACACTCCTTGCGGGACGAGGTGAAGCGAGTCAGCGGACAGCGCGCCGTCCCGGTGCTGGTGGACGAAGCGCGCGGCGTGACCATGGCCGAGAGCGCGAACATCGTCGAGTACGTCGAACGGAGCCTCGCGTGACCATCTACACCGGACGCGGCGACGAGGGCGACACCGACCTCCGAGACATGAGCCGGGTGTCGAAGTCGAGCCCGCGGATCGAGGCGTACGGGACCGTCGACGAGGCGAACGCGCTGATCGGGACGATACGCCCGACCGGCCACGACGACCTCGACGACCTGCTCGCCACCGTCCAGAACCACCTGCACGTCGTGCAGGCCGACCTCGCGAACCCGGACCCCGACCCCGACGACCCCGCGGTCGAACCCGCCCACGTCGAGGTCCTCGAAGACCAGATCGACGCGCTCGACGAGGAGTTGGAGCCGCTTCGGTCGTTTATCCTCCCCGGCGGCAGCGAGGCGGGGGCCGGGCTTCACCACGCGCGCACGGTGACCCGCCGCGCCGAGCGCCGGGTCGTCGAACTCGCCGGCTCGGAGCCGATAAACGAGACGGTCGTCACCTACATCAATCGGCTCTCCGACCTGCTCTTTACCCTCGGACGCGTCGCCAACGCGCGCGACGGCGAGCCCGAGGAGTCGCCGACGTACTGACGCGCCGACGTACTGACGCGGGGGCGGCGAGGCAGCATTCTGTTGCCGGCCTATCGCCACAAAGGATATATCGGTCGGCTGTGAAAGGACAGATATGAGCAAACACTTCGAAGACGCGCGGTACTACCTCGGTCGAGCGGCCGAGCACGCGAAGGCGGGCGTCAAAGAGGAGTTAGAGCCCATCGAGGCCCGTGTGAAGGACCTGGTCGGCATCGAAGCCGAAGCGGAGGAACCGGAGCCGTCGCGACTCGACCGGCTGCAGGCCGATTTAAAAGCGCTCGAAGAGCGCGCCGAGGGCGAGGCCCGCGAGGCGGTGGCGTCAGCCCGAGCGCGCGTCAAGGAGTACCGCGGCCACGACGCCGCCGCGGAGTAACGACTCAGTTTTCGGAGGCGCCCTCGGGCGCGACGCGTCCGTCGGCGGGGACCACGGCGTACTCGATCCCCTCCCGTTCGAACAGCGCGCGGGTCCGCTCGATGCCGGTTTCCGCGTCGACGTCTGTCGCCCGGTAGTGACGGATCGGGTGGCGGATCCACGAGGGCTCCCAGTGGGCGTACACGTCGGTCGTCGTGCGGTCTGGGCCGACGAAGAGCGCGAGGTGGAGCTGTGAGTCGCTGGCGAGTGCCCCCTCCGGATACCGGACCCAACTCGCGACCGACGTCTCGGGGGGCATCGCGTAGTCGCGGAACTTCAGCGAGGAGACGAGGTTGCGGACGAACCCCAGTCGATGCAGTTGGGCCTCGACTGACGGATACGGCTCGTGGAGCGTG
This genomic window from Halorubrum sp. PV6 contains:
- a CDS encoding thioesterase family protein, which translates into the protein MSTYTTEIDVRFRDIDAMGHVNNAVYATYIEQARTNYFRDVLGDDISTIPTVLASVSIDFRRPVKLTDGSVTVEISIANIGTSSVTMDHEIRTGGEVVAEAEATLVSLDASGDPVPIPEKHRSAIESFHDL
- a CDS encoding glutaredoxin family protein, giving the protein MTVRLYALEGCPYCETVSDALDDAGVAYETEWVDGVHSLRDEVKRVSGQRAVPVLVDEARGVTMAESANIVEYVERSLA
- a CDS encoding cob(I)yrinic acid a,c-diamide adenosyltransferase; the protein is MTIYTGRGDEGDTDLRDMSRVSKSSPRIEAYGTVDEANALIGTIRPTGHDDLDDLLATVQNHLHVVQADLANPDPDPDDPAVEPAHVEVLEDQIDALDEELEPLRSFILPGGSEAGAGLHHARTVTRRAERRVVELAGSEPINETVVTYINRLSDLLFTLGRVANARDGEPEESPTY